The window ACCGACCATCATCCAGTGGGATTTTGACCAAATCCAGCGTCGTACCCGGGTACTGTGACGTCGTAAGCTCCGACTCCAGATCACTATAATCACTGATTAAGCGGTTAATGAGCGTCGATTTACCGACATTCGTTGCACCGACCACATAAACATCCATGTTGCCGCGATATTCCTGCACAGCTGTAATAACACGATCGAAACCAATGTTTTTCTTCGCGCTGCAAAGGATAATATCAACAACCTTGAGGTTCTCCTCTTTGGCTCTGCGCTGTACCCAGTTAATGATCTTGTTTGCGTTCGTCACTTTTGGCAGCAAATCAATCTTGTTCACAACTAACAGAACAGGATTCGTACCCACAAAGCGTGCAAGTCCGCTAATCATACTGCCTTCAAAGTCAAAAATATCTACGATTTTCACAACCAGAGCTTTCGTTTGGCCGACATGTCCTAGTAATTTAAGGAAGTCGTCCTGCTGCAGTGTGATGCTCGAAGATTCATTATAATGCTTAATGCGATAGCAGCGTTGACAAATAATCGGTTCCTTCTGCATCGCTTCAGCCGGGATAAAGCCCAGCTTACCTTTTTCTTCCGTTTGCAGCAATACGCCGCACCCCGCGCAATGATTAATCGTTTCTGTACTCATGAATCCTCCTATTTCTTCATCCTTGCTAAAGCCCATTTCTCAATACGACGATTGATTTTCGTAAAAAAACCCTCATCCTTAATTGAAATGGGTTGAACAAGGATCGTGTATAGCCCCATCCGATTGCCTCCAAGAACGTCTGTTAACATTTGATCACCAATGACAGCTGTTTGTCTCGCATTCGTACCAAGCAGCTTCATGGCTCTGTGGAATGAAACGTTCGTTGGTTTCTTAGCCCGGTGAATGAATGGAATACCTAGCGGCTCCGCAAAGGCTGAAACCCGTCCATGATTATTATTGGACACGATGACGACCTTGAAGCCCATTTTTTGCAAACGATTCAACCACTCAATTAACTCCGGAGTCGCAAGCGGATCTCGTGCGCCTACGAGTGTATTATCGAGATCTGTTATGATACCGCGAACACCAAATCCCCATAGGTGATTGGCATCAATATCATAGATCGTATGTACAGATTGTCTGGGCACTAGCTTTTTCAGCAAACAAATTACCTCCAACTGCTTCCTCGCAGGCGGGGAGACTTTGAACTATGTTCAAAGATCCCTAAGCGGAGGGACTTTGAATTCGTTCAAAGATCCCTAAGCAGAGAGACTTTGAATTACATTCAAAGATCCCTATATTATATACGTGAAACTATACCATAGTGATCCACTTGTTGCAAAAAGAAAAGAACATATTTTCCCACTAGGAACGGGTCGGAAGCGGCAACCAGTTCAATACGTTTTGAATTTTACGATCCCAATAGCTCCACTCATGTTCGCCTGGCTCTTCTTCATAGGTCAGATCCAACCCCAATTCGCGGCAATAATCTCGGAATCGAATATTATCTTCATAAAGGAAGTCTTCCGTACCGCAGCATTGATAGAACATAGGGGATTGTTTAGTCGATCCTGAGAGCTGCTCTGCCAAATAAAACAAATCATTCCCGCTGCCTTTAATCTTGTTCACATCTCCATAAATAAGTTGGAAGTCGTCAGGAAAATTCAATGCTCTTTGTGATACATCTAATGCCCCAGATA is drawn from Paenibacillus sp. V4I7 and contains these coding sequences:
- the yqeH gene encoding ribosome biogenesis GTPase YqeH, translated to MSTETINHCAGCGVLLQTEEKGKLGFIPAEAMQKEPIICQRCYRIKHYNESSSITLQQDDFLKLLGHVGQTKALVVKIVDIFDFEGSMISGLARFVGTNPVLLVVNKIDLLPKVTNANKIINWVQRRAKEENLKVVDIILCSAKKNIGFDRVITAVQEYRGNMDVYVVGATNVGKSTLINRLISDYSDLESELTTSQYPGTTLDLVKIPLDDGRFIVDTPGIVHTHRLTEVVKKRDLTRIMPDKPLKPMVFQLNEAQTLFFGALARFDFISGEHQSFTCYTSNAIQIHRTKLEKADDLYEEHKGVMLAPPNLADLDELPKLVKHPLHIPKGKQMDVLISGLGWIKVNSLAGAQLAVHAPKGIKVITRESLI
- a CDS encoding YqeG family HAD IIIA-type phosphatase; amino-acid sequence: MLKKLVPRQSVHTIYDIDANHLWGFGVRGIITDLDNTLVGARDPLATPELIEWLNRLQKMGFKVVIVSNNNHGRVSAFAEPLGIPFIHRAKKPTNVSFHRAMKLLGTNARQTAVIGDQMLTDVLGGNRMGLYTILVQPISIKDEGFFTKINRRIEKWALARMKK